A window of Candidatus Xiphinematobacter sp. Idaho Grape contains these coding sequences:
- a CDS encoding 2-isopropylmalate synthase has protein sequence MLDNPSQKYVRFHPITFQDRTWPDRLLDHPPIWCSVDLRDGNQSLAVPMSIGQKLDLFQTLSQCGFKEIEIGFPAASKTEYSFNRHLIEENRIPDDVTVQVLVQARKDLIERTVQSLKGARRVIIHLYNSISPAQRRAVFGMDKPQILELAVQGTRWIKECADALLKETEVILQYSPESFSCAEVDFARDICEAVMVEWGAFPQRKIILNLPATMEVAMPNVFADQVEWFCRNLEHRESAIISVHTHNDRGTGIAAAELALLAGADRVEGTLFGNGERTGNLDIVTISFNLYMHGIHPGLDLSRFNELVEAYVRCTGMAIPVRHPYAGELVFTAFSGSHQDAIKKGLAEWEKGRRSTWDVPYLTIDPRDIGREYHEVIRVNSQSGKGGVAFLLESECGIELPKEMQREFGPIANDEIDHLGREVSSTELRAIFCREYVNLDTPWKLERFQMEEDPGGLFQCQATVFHNTRAIRLVGKANGPIAAFVDAIREAGGPHFEVAYYREHALGFGSEASAIAYVQLLSGKKHIWGAGIDTNIELASIQAVVSALNRLT, from the coding sequence ATGTTAGATAACCCCTCCCAAAAGTATGTTCGCTTTCATCCTATTACCTTTCAAGATCGTACCTGGCCGGATAGACTTTTGGATCACCCTCCAATATGGTGCAGTGTGGATCTAAGAGATGGGAATCAGTCTCTGGCCGTTCCGATGAGCATAGGACAAAAACTAGATTTGTTTCAGACTCTATCGCAATGCGGCTTTAAGGAGATCGAGATTGGTTTTCCAGCAGCATCCAAAACTGAGTATAGCTTTAATCGGCATCTGATAGAGGAAAACCGGATCCCCGACGACGTTACAGTGCAGGTTTTGGTCCAAGCAAGAAAAGATTTAATCGAAAGAACTGTGCAATCCCTTAAGGGAGCCAGGCGTGTTATTATCCACCTCTATAATTCGATTTCTCCAGCTCAACGACGGGCAGTTTTTGGTATGGATAAGCCTCAAATACTAGAGCTGGCCGTACAGGGCACTCGATGGATTAAGGAATGTGCAGACGCCTTGCTAAAGGAAACGGAAGTAATTCTGCAATATTCCCCAGAGAGTTTTTCTTGTGCTGAGGTCGACTTCGCCCGTGATATATGCGAGGCAGTGATGGTAGAGTGGGGGGCCTTTCCTCAACGAAAGATAATTCTCAATCTGCCTGCTACAATGGAAGTAGCAATGCCTAATGTTTTTGCTGACCAAGTGGAATGGTTCTGCCGAAATTTAGAACATAGGGAATCTGCGATCATCAGTGTGCATACCCACAATGACCGTGGTACAGGGATCGCAGCTGCGGAGCTTGCCTTATTAGCAGGAGCAGACCGTGTGGAGGGTACTCTTTTTGGAAATGGGGAGCGAACCGGAAATCTAGACATTGTGACTATTTCCTTTAACCTTTACATGCACGGTATCCACCCTGGCTTGGACTTGAGCCGCTTCAATGAACTAGTTGAAGCTTACGTACGCTGTACAGGCATGGCTATTCCTGTACGTCACCCTTATGCCGGTGAGTTGGTTTTTACTGCATTTAGTGGATCTCACCAGGATGCTATTAAAAAAGGACTGGCGGAGTGGGAAAAGGGTAGACGGAGCACTTGGGACGTCCCGTACTTAACGATTGACCCAAGGGACATCGGCAGAGAGTACCATGAAGTGATCCGGGTGAATAGTCAAAGTGGAAAGGGTGGAGTGGCCTTTTTGCTGGAGAGCGAGTGTGGCATTGAACTGCCGAAGGAGATGCAAAGGGAATTTGGCCCGATTGCCAATGACGAAATAGATCATCTCGGGCGTGAAGTAAGCTCTACGGAGCTGCGCGCAATCTTTTGTCGTGAATACGTAAATCTTGATACACCATGGAAGTTAGAGCGATTTCAGATGGAAGAAGATCCGGGGGGGCTTTTTCAGTGCCAGGCCACAGTCTTCCATAACACAAGGGCTATTCGCTTAGTAGGAAAGGCAAACGGCCCAATTGCTGCATTTGTCGATGCCATCAGAGAAGCAGGTGGGCCCCATTTCGAAGTTGCCTACTATAGGGAGCACGCTTTAGGATTCGGTTCGGAGGCGAGCGCCATTGCATATGTGCAACTTCTCTCTGGAAAGAAACACATTTGGGGAGCAGGGATAGACACCAACATTGAACTAGCTTCTATACAAGCAGTGGTTAGCGCATTGAACCGTCTAACGTAA
- a CDS encoding tetratricopeptide repeat protein, with the protein MEFFVEKSKKAIIGGVAVGIICAGGAISLVAVCRARQAAAALFANASTVEQLQTVISKYPRSDAAAGALLLLAAEQRRLGRLEDSSMTYQRFLAAFPKHSLAPIAALGRAENALVSGNLPAGIAELQALTTKYPVSFVVPFSLYAQAELLMTQAGRIPEARERLQNLAVKFPNSAFSRYSSKLLFLLDAQQAKE; encoded by the coding sequence ATGGAATTTTTCGTAGAGAAGTCTAAGAAAGCTATTATAGGTGGGGTAGCGGTGGGGATAATTTGCGCAGGAGGAGCCATCTCTCTAGTTGCCGTTTGCCGAGCACGACAAGCTGCCGCAGCTTTGTTCGCCAATGCCTCTACTGTGGAGCAGCTGCAGACAGTAATCTCTAAATATCCTCGGTCAGATGCGGCAGCTGGTGCACTGCTCCTATTGGCAGCGGAGCAGAGGCGTCTTGGCAGACTGGAGGATTCGAGCATGACCTATCAAAGGTTTCTTGCAGCATTCCCAAAACATTCTCTTGCACCGATTGCAGCCTTAGGAAGGGCCGAGAATGCACTAGTGTCCGGAAATCTTCCAGCTGGTATAGCAGAGCTGCAAGCCCTCACCACCAAATATCCAGTGTCCTTCGTAGTACCTTTTTCCCTTTACGCCCAAGCAGAATTACTTATGACACAGGCCGGGAGAATACCAGAAGCTAGAGAACGGTTGCAAAACCTTGCTGTGAAGTTCCCAAATTCCGCTTTCTCCCGCTATTCATCCAAACTCCTTTTTCTATTGGACGCTCAGCAAGCAAAAGAATGA
- a CDS encoding two-component system sensor histidine kinase NtrB, with translation MKRAFLEKLLGRIPRISPGEVQVYLENLAREKGFLETIFNAILEGVIVTDIQGKVLYLNRSACAFFGIQEDASLGTSVGEIMHGLDLEAVSGATATISGDLEVCYPQHRFLNFYVVPLMSEAGIEKEMQLEGQGIILRDITETRRMTQATIESERSSALTLLAAGIAHEIGNPLNSLDIHLQLMKRCMKKLPKSLRMELEKSVGVARHEVARLDQITTQFLRAIRPQPLKLDVENLNCLVQESVAFLQVEISNRDILVELELGSTLLKLRVDRNQLKQAFYNVIRNAFQAMKTGGILRIKTGVDASCAFVIFSDTGPGIPAENMSHIFAPYFTTRESGSGLGLMVVKRILQAHGGEVGIESIEGKGVSVILRLPCTVQRTRLLNSGCPRSGLKRETT, from the coding sequence ATGAAGCGCGCGTTCCTTGAGAAATTGCTAGGTCGGATTCCGCGTATTTCCCCTGGGGAGGTACAAGTCTATTTGGAGAATCTGGCACGGGAGAAGGGATTTTTAGAAACCATTTTTAATGCAATCCTAGAAGGTGTCATTGTTACTGACATTCAAGGCAAAGTTCTTTATCTTAACCGCTCGGCGTGCGCGTTTTTTGGAATCCAAGAAGATGCTAGTTTAGGGACTTCTGTTGGGGAAATTATGCATGGTCTTGATTTAGAAGCAGTCTCTGGTGCTACAGCAACTATAAGTGGAGACCTAGAAGTCTGTTATCCTCAGCATCGGTTTCTAAATTTTTATGTGGTACCACTGATGAGTGAGGCGGGAATAGAAAAGGAAATGCAGTTGGAAGGACAGGGAATTATTTTACGAGACATCACAGAAACACGTCGTATGACTCAGGCCACGATTGAATCTGAGCGCTCCTCTGCTTTAACTCTCCTGGCAGCTGGTATTGCCCATGAGATAGGTAATCCCCTCAATTCCCTAGATATTCATCTACAGCTCATGAAGCGCTGCATGAAGAAGTTGCCGAAGTCTCTCCGCATGGAACTAGAGAAATCCGTCGGTGTGGCTCGGCATGAAGTCGCCCGTTTAGATCAAATCACTACTCAATTTCTGCGAGCAATCCGCCCCCAACCTCTTAAGTTGGATGTGGAAAACCTTAATTGCCTGGTGCAGGAATCCGTTGCCTTCCTTCAGGTGGAAATTTCTAACCGCGATATCCTTGTAGAGCTTGAACTGGGAAGCACACTATTAAAGTTACGTGTGGACCGTAATCAGCTCAAACAGGCTTTTTACAACGTCATCCGTAATGCCTTTCAGGCTATGAAGACAGGCGGTATTCTACGGATAAAAACTGGAGTAGATGCATCTTGCGCCTTCGTCATTTTTTCTGATACGGGACCAGGAATTCCGGCAGAAAACATGTCGCATATCTTTGCGCCATACTTTACCACCAGAGAATCTGGATCTGGATTGGGACTTATGGTTGTCAAGCGTATACTCCAGGCGCATGGAGGAGAAGTTGGTATTGAAAGTATTGAGGGAAAGGGAGTAAGCGTTATTTTACGACTACCATGCACCGTCCAACGAACGCGCCTCCTAAACTCGGGTTGTCCCCGATCGGGGCTAAAAAGAGAGACAACATAG
- the acnA gene encoding aconitate hydratase AcnA, which produces MIGDPFHTLEKFCTGYGQEGLLYSLPALEQNGIGRISRLPVTIRIILESVLRNWDGHRISDKDVHTLANWNARSPDPVEIPFVAARIVLQDFTGVPLLVDLAAMRSAVRRFQGNPDLVEPLVPVDLVVDHSVQVDFYGTPQALHLNLEMEFTRNRERYQALKWGQQAFKNVCVVPPGIGIVHQVNLEYLAKGILSARYADGEVFYPDSLVGTDSHTTMINGLGIVGWGVGGIEAEAGMLGRPVYFLTPEVIGVHLAGRLREGVTATDLALSVTQTLRASKVVGKFVEFYGEGARSLTLPDRATIANMAPEYGATMGFFPVDEESISYLRLTGRSEAQVATFERYFKVQKMFGMPDKGDIDYSTNLELDLSRIQPSVAGPKRPQDRISLHRVKKTFQDLLAIPVSEGGYGKKGSGKGAAFATTAARNGSPKNDIEMVDDHPTLSSNNELHCSAVHATNTRLRDGSILIAAITSCTNTSNPSVMIGAGLLAKKAVQRGMRVEPSIKTSLAPGSRIVEDYLRQTGLQFYLDQLGFNIVGYGCTTCIGNSGPLNPEIERTVVTSDLVGVAVLSGNRNFEARIHQSVRANFLMSPPLVVAFALAGYIDVDLVHDPISKDLNGKDVYLREIWPSTSEIREVMADALRPEVFRRLYADFVSKNSKWDEIEGTTGKFYQWDHRSTYIQEPPFFEDFSIEPASLSEIYNARPLAILGDSVTTDHISPAGAIQANSPAGEYLIECGIQPRDFNSYGSRRGNDRVMTRGTFSNARIRNLMLPNTEGGVSIKYPEAEQRSIYNVAMAYKAEGVPLVVIAGQEYGAGSSRDWAAKGTKLLGVRAVIAIGYERIHRSNLVGMGVLPLQFPEGISAKTLQLDGTEKFSVLKLNEKVQPRQALILRIERKDGSVKDVEVQLRVDTCIEVDYLRHGGILPLVLRKLLVR; this is translated from the coding sequence ATGATAGGCGATCCGTTTCATACGCTAGAAAAATTCTGCACGGGTTATGGCCAGGAGGGGTTGCTGTATTCTCTGCCGGCCCTGGAGCAAAATGGGATAGGGAGAATCTCTAGGTTGCCGGTAACCATCCGTATAATTTTGGAGTCCGTTTTGCGTAACTGGGATGGCCATAGAATTTCCGATAAGGACGTCCATACCCTGGCAAATTGGAATGCAAGGTCTCCAGATCCGGTAGAGATTCCCTTTGTAGCGGCTCGCATTGTCCTACAGGATTTTACCGGAGTGCCCCTTCTAGTAGATCTTGCCGCGATGCGCAGCGCCGTTCGGCGCTTCCAAGGAAATCCTGACTTGGTCGAACCCCTGGTACCAGTAGATCTAGTGGTGGATCACTCTGTGCAAGTGGATTTTTACGGTACACCGCAAGCACTCCATCTCAACCTAGAGATGGAATTCACCCGCAATCGCGAGCGCTACCAAGCTCTTAAGTGGGGGCAACAAGCTTTTAAGAATGTTTGCGTGGTGCCTCCTGGTATTGGGATTGTTCATCAAGTGAATCTTGAATACTTAGCCAAGGGAATCTTGAGCGCCAGGTATGCTGATGGTGAGGTTTTTTATCCGGATAGCTTGGTCGGTACGGACTCCCATACTACGATGATCAACGGACTAGGCATCGTAGGTTGGGGGGTAGGAGGCATCGAGGCGGAAGCGGGGATGTTAGGTCGGCCCGTATATTTTTTGACACCCGAAGTAATCGGCGTACATCTCGCTGGACGGCTAAGAGAGGGAGTGACAGCCACTGACCTTGCTTTGTCTGTCACCCAGACGCTACGGGCTTCTAAGGTTGTTGGTAAATTTGTCGAATTTTATGGAGAGGGGGCTAGGTCGCTTACATTACCAGACCGTGCTACAATTGCGAACATGGCTCCTGAGTACGGGGCCACCATGGGATTTTTTCCCGTGGACGAAGAATCTATCTCCTACCTGAGGTTAACCGGGAGGAGCGAGGCTCAGGTTGCCACTTTTGAGAGATATTTTAAGGTCCAAAAAATGTTCGGGATGCCGGATAAAGGAGACATTGACTATAGCACCAATCTAGAATTGGATCTCAGTAGAATCCAGCCTAGTGTGGCAGGTCCTAAACGCCCCCAGGATCGTATTTCTCTCCATCGAGTAAAGAAGACCTTCCAGGATCTTTTAGCTATTCCTGTTTCTGAGGGGGGATATGGAAAAAAAGGGTCTGGAAAAGGGGCGGCATTTGCAACTACTGCAGCTAGGAATGGCAGTCCAAAAAATGACATCGAGATGGTGGATGACCATCCTACGCTGAGCTCTAACAATGAGCTCCACTGCTCTGCTGTCCATGCAACCAACACGAGGTTGCGTGATGGGAGCATCCTTATCGCAGCTATTACCAGTTGCACCAATACAAGTAATCCTAGTGTAATGATTGGAGCTGGCCTTCTAGCTAAAAAGGCAGTTCAACGTGGAATGCGAGTGGAGCCCTCCATAAAAACTTCTTTGGCGCCTGGGTCGCGAATAGTAGAGGATTACCTGAGGCAGACAGGGCTGCAGTTCTATTTAGACCAGTTGGGGTTCAATATTGTGGGTTATGGGTGTACTACTTGCATTGGTAATTCGGGGCCATTAAATCCAGAAATTGAAAGGACTGTTGTTACGAGTGACCTGGTAGGGGTGGCTGTACTTTCCGGAAACAGAAACTTCGAGGCACGTATCCATCAAAGTGTTCGAGCCAATTTTCTTATGTCACCCCCACTGGTAGTGGCCTTCGCTCTGGCAGGCTACATAGATGTCGACCTCGTTCACGATCCTATTTCCAAGGATCTGAATGGGAAGGATGTCTACTTAAGAGAGATTTGGCCTTCAACTTCTGAAATTCGCGAGGTAATGGCTGACGCACTCCGGCCTGAGGTATTCCGCCGCTTGTATGCAGACTTCGTTTCTAAAAACTCTAAGTGGGACGAGATCGAAGGCACCACAGGCAAATTCTACCAGTGGGACCACAGAAGCACTTATATCCAAGAACCCCCTTTTTTCGAAGATTTTTCTATAGAGCCAGCTAGTCTCTCGGAGATCTATAACGCGCGTCCGCTAGCCATACTCGGAGATTCTGTGACCACCGACCATATTTCTCCAGCGGGAGCTATTCAAGCCAACTCTCCAGCAGGAGAGTATTTAATTGAATGTGGAATTCAACCTAGAGATTTCAACAGCTATGGTAGTCGTCGCGGTAATGACCGGGTTATGACACGGGGAACTTTTTCTAATGCAAGGATTAGGAATTTAATGCTGCCCAACACGGAGGGAGGAGTCAGTATCAAGTACCCTGAAGCTGAGCAACGTTCTATTTACAACGTAGCAATGGCTTACAAAGCAGAGGGGGTTCCCTTGGTTGTGATTGCGGGTCAGGAATATGGCGCAGGCAGTAGCCGGGATTGGGCGGCAAAGGGAACTAAGCTGTTAGGGGTGCGTGCAGTGATAGCTATTGGCTATGAGCGTATTCACCGCTCCAATTTAGTTGGTATGGGAGTGTTACCTCTTCAATTCCCGGAGGGGATCAGCGCAAAAACGCTTCAACTTGACGGTACAGAAAAATTCAGTGTCCTTAAGCTAAATGAAAAAGTTCAACCCAGACAGGCTCTTATTCTCCGAATTGAGCGCAAAGACGGTTCTGTGAAAGACGTAGAAGTGCAACTAAGAGTCGATACTTGTATTGAAGTAGACTATCTGCGCCATGGTGGAATCCTGCCGTTGGTGTTGCGGAAGTTGCTCGTCAGGTGA
- a CDS encoding phosphoenolpyruvate carboxykinase (GTP): MSTHFGSTQPTHAAILEWVKKVASLTKPDMIFWCDGTEGEKSYLLSQAVQGGVLHPLNQKKWPGCYYHRSHPNDVARAEQHTFICTENKEEAGPTNNWTEPKKMYQKLYEILQGSMQGRTLFVVPYLMGPPQSTLSKVGIELTDSIYVVLNMRIMTRVGAVAYQQLFHENGFNRGIHSLLDCSLDRRFICHFPTDNAIISVGSGYGGNALLGKKCLALRIGSVLGKKQGWLAEHMLLLCVESPSGEKFYVAAAFPSACGKTNFAMMIPPKALQGWTITTIGDDIAWMHPGSDGRLHAINPETGYFGVIPGTSRQSNPNAMRCIEKDTLFTNVAVTLDGDVWWEGKDGTPPDNLLDWQGNPWDPKSEKKAAHPNGRFTASMYNNPMLAGEVDNPQGVPIDAIIFGGRRATTIPLVFEAFNWIHGVYIGSTVSSEMTAAAFGETGQVRRDPMAMLPFCGYNMGSYFQHWLNIGRRIATPPRIFHVNLFRKDNDGNYLWPGYSENMRILKWVIGRCKNSTGASESPIGWIPSYQDLDWAGLSEVTPEKFDQLMKIDPEEWFHELTSQGELFMKIYPTLPKELIYQRELLIARL; the protein is encoded by the coding sequence ATTAGCACACACTTTGGAAGTACACAGCCTACTCATGCTGCTATTCTGGAATGGGTTAAGAAAGTTGCTTCGCTTACTAAGCCAGACATGATCTTTTGGTGTGATGGAACGGAAGGGGAAAAAAGTTACCTACTTAGCCAGGCAGTGCAAGGAGGTGTCCTTCATCCTTTAAACCAAAAAAAGTGGCCTGGCTGCTATTATCACCGCTCCCACCCAAATGATGTTGCACGCGCTGAGCAGCATACTTTTATCTGTACTGAGAATAAAGAGGAGGCTGGCCCTACAAATAATTGGACAGAGCCCAAGAAAATGTATCAAAAACTTTATGAGATACTTCAAGGTAGTATGCAAGGCCGCACCCTCTTTGTCGTTCCCTACCTTATGGGCCCCCCCCAGTCCACATTGAGCAAAGTTGGCATCGAGTTGACTGACTCTATCTATGTCGTGCTTAACATGCGCATTATGACTCGTGTAGGAGCGGTTGCCTACCAGCAGCTGTTTCATGAGAATGGTTTTAACCGCGGTATCCATTCTCTGTTAGACTGTAGCCTAGATCGGCGTTTCATCTGCCACTTTCCTACAGACAACGCAATTATTTCTGTTGGTTCAGGTTATGGTGGAAATGCACTCCTCGGAAAAAAATGCCTTGCTCTACGCATCGGCTCTGTGCTGGGGAAAAAGCAGGGATGGCTAGCTGAACATATGCTTCTCCTCTGTGTAGAAAGCCCATCTGGTGAGAAGTTTTATGTAGCTGCCGCCTTTCCGTCCGCTTGTGGCAAAACTAATTTTGCCATGATGATTCCTCCAAAAGCCTTACAGGGATGGACAATTACTACTATTGGAGACGACATTGCCTGGATGCATCCAGGCTCTGATGGCCGACTCCACGCCATTAACCCTGAGACAGGTTACTTTGGGGTTATACCTGGGACTAGCAGACAGTCTAATCCAAATGCTATGCGCTGTATAGAAAAGGACACTCTCTTCACTAATGTAGCTGTTACTCTAGATGGAGATGTCTGGTGGGAAGGTAAGGATGGTACTCCACCAGATAATTTACTCGATTGGCAAGGCAATCCTTGGGATCCAAAAAGTGAAAAGAAGGCGGCACATCCTAATGGCCGTTTCACAGCTTCGATGTACAATAATCCGATGTTGGCAGGAGAGGTAGATAATCCTCAAGGGGTGCCCATCGATGCTATCATTTTTGGTGGTCGTCGAGCTACTACGATACCTCTGGTCTTTGAAGCCTTTAATTGGATACATGGTGTATACATTGGTTCTACCGTAAGCTCGGAAATGACAGCTGCCGCCTTCGGCGAAACGGGACAAGTTCGCCGCGACCCTATGGCCATGCTTCCCTTTTGTGGGTACAACATGGGAAGTTACTTCCAGCATTGGCTGAACATAGGCCGCCGCATTGCTACTCCGCCAAGGATCTTTCACGTAAACTTGTTCCGAAAAGATAATGACGGCAATTACCTCTGGCCTGGATATAGTGAAAACATGCGTATACTTAAGTGGGTTATAGGGCGTTGCAAAAACTCCACCGGAGCCTCGGAAAGTCCAATTGGCTGGATCCCAAGCTACCAAGACCTGGACTGGGCCGGTCTATCCGAAGTTACTCCGGAGAAGTTTGATCAACTAATGAAGATTGATCCCGAGGAGTGGTTTCATGAACTCACCTCACAGGGCGAACTTTTCATGAAAATCTATCCTACTCTTCCGAAGGAACTCATCTATCAGCGCGAGCTGCTAATCGCCCGGTTATAA
- a CDS encoding redoxin domain-containing protein: protein MALSIGTLAPDFTLSSKSRDGLRRVRLSDQFASSNVLLLFVPMAFTPVCTGELCCVTQDLSIYSSLHATVYGISGDNPFAQEAWAEKEKIGVVLLSDYDHMVAKAYGIAYGSFLPEAGLGMSGVPKRSAFLIDRRGYVQYAESNDDPKQVPDFLKVRDALKSLQ from the coding sequence ATGGCTCTGTCTATTGGTACTCTGGCGCCAGATTTCACGTTAAGTAGTAAGAGCCGGGACGGCTTGAGGCGCGTCAGGCTTTCGGATCAATTTGCCAGCTCGAACGTTCTCCTGTTGTTTGTTCCCATGGCGTTCACTCCTGTTTGTACCGGCGAGCTGTGCTGCGTCACCCAGGATTTGTCGATCTATTCCTCTCTACATGCGACTGTTTATGGCATTAGTGGAGACAATCCATTTGCACAGGAGGCGTGGGCTGAAAAGGAGAAGATTGGAGTTGTGTTACTGAGTGATTATGATCACATGGTCGCCAAAGCATATGGGATTGCCTACGGCAGTTTCCTACCGGAGGCGGGTCTCGGAATGAGTGGAGTACCGAAGCGTTCAGCCTTTCTCATTGATCGTCGGGGTTACGTTCAATACGCAGAGTCGAACGATGACCCTAAGCAGGTTCCTGATTTTCTCAAAGTGCGTGATGCGCTGAAGTCGTTGCAATGA
- a CDS encoding DNA-directed RNA polymerase subunit alpha translates to MVTQLGRFEMPKSLVRDEGTATDTYCKFIAEPFEAGYGHTVGNSLRRVLLSSLEGAAITSIRIQGALHEFTTLPGVVEDVVDIILNLKKIKFRVHDCGVRTLVISVNKEGPVTAADIQPHQQCEILNPEQHICILDTKQKFEAELEVHLGRGFATWDENKRKDQPIGVIAIDSVFSPVVRVRYTVENTRVGQRTDYDRLILEVWTDGRLTPNESLLHASAILRHHLDVFVNYDDSQVVFDETPQELSQESTRVKKLLNMSVNEIELSVRAANCLNNANITTVGQLAMKSETEMLKYRNFGKKSLNEIKDKLSQLGLSLGMKFEPGLVESFREERSDLEKKDPIATAE, encoded by the coding sequence ATGGTTACTCAATTAGGGCGCTTTGAAATGCCTAAGAGCCTTGTCCGAGACGAGGGAACAGCAACTGATACTTATTGCAAGTTTATTGCAGAACCTTTTGAAGCCGGATACGGACACACGGTTGGAAATTCGTTACGCCGAGTTCTTCTCTCCTCGCTGGAGGGTGCCGCTATCACTTCTATAAGAATTCAAGGGGCCTTGCACGAGTTCACTACTCTGCCAGGAGTAGTCGAAGACGTGGTAGACATTATCCTTAACCTGAAGAAAATTAAGTTCAGAGTGCACGACTGTGGAGTCCGTACTTTAGTTATCTCTGTAAATAAGGAAGGGCCTGTTACTGCAGCAGATATCCAACCTCATCAGCAGTGTGAAATTCTTAATCCTGAGCAGCATATTTGCATCCTTGACACGAAACAAAAATTTGAGGCAGAGCTGGAAGTCCACCTCGGGAGAGGGTTCGCAACTTGGGACGAAAATAAACGGAAAGATCAGCCTATCGGTGTTATCGCCATCGACTCAGTCTTTTCCCCAGTAGTTCGTGTCCGATACACAGTGGAAAATACTCGCGTTGGGCAGCGTACGGACTACGATAGGTTGATCCTCGAAGTTTGGACTGATGGGCGCCTAACTCCAAACGAATCTCTATTGCATGCCTCGGCTATTCTCCGTCATCACCTTGATGTATTTGTCAACTACGATGATAGCCAGGTTGTGTTCGATGAAACACCACAGGAATTAAGTCAAGAAAGCACGCGTGTAAAAAAGCTGCTTAATATGAGCGTCAACGAAATTGAGCTCTCTGTGCGTGCGGCTAATTGCCTTAACAACGCCAATATTACTACTGTAGGTCAGCTAGCTATGAAGTCAGAAACTGAAATGCTTAAATACCGTAACTTTGGAAAAAAGTCTCTCAATGAAATTAAAGATAAACTTTCTCAGCTTGGCCTAAGTTTGGGGATGAAATTTGAGCCGGGGCTTGTTGAGTCTTTCAGAGAAGAGAGGTCTGACTTAGAGAAGAAAGATCCGATCGCTACAGCTGAGTAG
- a CDS encoding D-sedoheptulose-7-phosphate isomerase, with amino-acid sequence MPHMNETSFYHLFRRSVNLHQLVLNALVRDCSAQLEKIAEIWVESLTSGKRILFAGNGGSAADAQHLAAELVVRFCTNRRALPGLALTTDTSVLTACSNDLGFENVFARQVEALGQPGDVLVAISTSGESRNIVEAAKIARLKGLKVTVFCGRKSCCLAEFADVILAAPSNKTSFIQECHMICGHILCEWVERECCFLSP; translated from the coding sequence ATGCCTCACATGAACGAAACGTCCTTTTACCATCTCTTTCGAAGAAGTGTTAATCTGCACCAATTGGTTCTAAACGCCCTGGTAAGAGACTGTAGTGCTCAGTTGGAGAAAATTGCGGAAATTTGGGTGGAGAGTTTAACCAGTGGAAAACGTATCTTGTTTGCTGGGAATGGAGGGAGTGCAGCAGATGCCCAGCATTTGGCAGCTGAGCTTGTAGTGCGTTTTTGCACGAACCGACGAGCCCTCCCTGGGCTCGCACTTACCACTGATACTAGCGTGCTGACGGCTTGTTCAAACGATCTCGGGTTTGAAAATGTTTTTGCTCGTCAAGTTGAAGCCCTCGGCCAACCAGGCGATGTTCTGGTAGCAATATCTACCTCTGGTGAGAGCCGCAACATAGTAGAGGCAGCGAAGATAGCACGCCTGAAAGGGCTAAAAGTAACTGTATTTTGTGGGAGGAAATCCTGCTGTTTAGCAGAGTTTGCTGATGTCATATTGGCAGCACCTTCAAACAAAACATCCTTTATCCAAGAGTGTCACATGATTTGTGGTCATATACTTTGTGAATGGGTAGAACGGGAATGCTGTTTTCTGAGTCCTTGA
- the rplQ gene encoding 50S ribosomal protein L17 encodes MRHRKKIAKLGRTTAHRDALLANQVCDLIQHRRVKTTLAKAKAMRPFAEKMLTLGKRASLAARRQVMSRLVQKRAVKKLFEELVPRAMDRNGGYTRIVRLGPRASDASPMAYIEWVDAPCNEEKEKSGPTE; translated from the coding sequence ATGCGACATAGAAAAAAGATCGCCAAATTGGGGCGTACCACTGCACATCGCGATGCTCTGTTAGCTAATCAGGTGTGCGACCTGATTCAGCATCGGCGGGTCAAGACAACCCTCGCTAAGGCTAAGGCAATGCGCCCTTTTGCAGAAAAGATGCTGACCCTTGGAAAGCGGGCCAGCCTTGCTGCCCGCCGTCAAGTTATGAGCCGTCTTGTGCAAAAACGCGCCGTGAAAAAGCTCTTTGAGGAGCTCGTTCCGCGTGCTATGGATCGCAATGGGGGATACACTCGAATCGTGAGATTGGGGCCCCGTGCAAGTGACGCTTCCCCCATGGCTTATATTGAATGGGTAGATGCACCCTGTAATGAGGAGAAGGAGAAGTCTGGTCCTACAGAATAA